The Methylomarinum sp. Ch1-1 genome contains the following window.
GCTGTCTGCAACAGGACGTTGCAGTCAGAGCTTACATGGAAGTATTCACGCGTCCCGAGAAATCAATGGTCTACTCCCTAAACCCTGAAAGATACTGAATAGTTACAATAACTAAAACTAATAAATTAAGCTCTACCGAATCAAAAATAAACCAGGTTTAACATCTTCATAAATTTTTATAAACCGGTAAGGCAAATAAGCTGGCAAAAGAATGGATTTGAATACATTTAATAATTCTCGCTACTTCCGAATGAATTGTTTAAACAAGGTGTTTTTTTGTTTATTGTCATTTTATGGCGGAAATGGCTATGCTGAAAACGACTTACAACGAGACAACCCATTAGAACAATACCGCCAGCTATTTGCCGAACAACAAAAAGAATTCGAGAAACAACGTCGAATTATCGAAGAACAAGGCAAAGAGATCGAAATCCTTAAGGCTCGCATCAATTCCTTAGCGGCGCAAAGCCCCTCGTCACAGCCACCTGCTACTGAAGCCAATAACGATCAAACCGTGATAGCCGCGACATCCCCCAAAAAGAAAATAGAAATACCGAGCAAACCGGTCGGCCAGGCGCCGCCTCAAGCGAGTGAAAAACCCCGCCCTCCCGAAATCCCAAGATTAAGCGAGACAGTCGGCGGCGTCTTAACCAGAAAAGGCAATCTAGTCATCGAGCCTGCATTGGAATACGCCTATACCGATAATAATCGAGTTTTTCTTGATGCATTTACATTTTTACCGGCAATCGCTGTCGGCCTAATCGACCTGCGTGAAATTAAGCGCCATAGTTTCATTGGAAGCCTAGCGGCGCGTTATGGCATCACAGACAGATTGGAATTTGAATTCAGAGCTCCTTATGTATACCGCTCCGACAGTCAACGTTCTCGAGCCGTTAGCATTGGCGTCGGTGAAGATGAAATATTTAACGCCAGCGGCAATGATATTGGGGATCTGGAATTCGCCACTCGCTATCAACTCAATAGCGGCAGCGGCGGTTGGCCGATTTTTGTAGGCAACATGGTGGCGACGGTTCCAACCGGGACCAGTCCTTTTGAAGTTGATTTTGTGCAATCCACACCGGGTGCTGTTTTCCCCACTGAATTACCCACCGGCTCCGGTTACTTCAGCTTTCAACCCAGCATTACCGCGCTTTACCCTAGCGATCCAGGCGTCTTCTTCGGCAATCTGAGTTACAGCTACAATGCGGAAACCAATGAAAATGTCGGTAAGGTCGACCCAGGCGATGCAGTCGGCCTAAGTTTCGGCATGGGTTTCGCCCTGAATGCACGCTCTTCCTTTAGCCTGGGTTATTCCCATAAGCATGTGTTTGAATCCGAAATTAACGGCCAAACAGTGAATGGCAGTGAACTGGATATTGGTCAATTATTAATCGGCTATTCATTCAGATTCACGCCCAAAACGAACATCAATTTATCTTTGGGAATAGGCACGACAGAAGATGCTCAAGATATTAAACTCAATCTTAGACTGCCGATGACCTTCGACTTTTTGTCCCAGGCTTATTGACGGGACGATGCGAGATTAGTTTGTCTTCCCAAAGTTGAGAGCCCGCATTCCTTTATAGTGTTATGTCACGACAATCTTTATAGTGTTATGTCACGACAATATTGCCCAATGTTTCATGAAGATGGCGGTGTAGGTAGCAGCGATAGCGAAACCCATCAATAGCCTAGACAGATGGGTTTCGCGTTGCTCTCGACAACCGCTCCCCGCGTTGCCCTACTTTTTGCATCCTTGCAGTCGCATCCATCCCCCCACAAGAAACCAGAATCACCCATGCAAATCAATTTATTACGGATTGTTAAGATTTTTTATCGTGTACAGAGCGGGAAATTATTGAAGCTTGAAAAGAAGCTCATATCGTAAAGACTCAGCGCAATTTAAAAGGGAGTCCCCTATCGTTTCTGCTTATTGGAGTCTTTGTTGGAGTCTTTGTTGGAGTCTTTGTAAGTGCCAAGAAATTAGTCAGACGGTCAGATGCTTAGTCATTCCGGCATGAATTGCCGGAATCCTGTCACCATGGATGATAGCTTATACAACTGAACTCATGACCAATCACCTACTCGAACAAAAATGCGGACTAGGACTACCGCAACCGCCATGACGGATGCGGTATAAATAAATCGATAACAGCTCGCAAAACTGACTTTTAAAAAATTGGCTCTCTAGGATTTCCCGTGGTAACCCCAATATCTAGTGTCCCGTAAACAAAGTCCGGCGTCCCTGCACATCCAGCCAAATATGCTGGAATAATCGGCCCAGGTTATAAATACCGTAGCAGCGGCGCTTGATCACTTTGATTTTGTTATTCAACCCTTCAACAAACCCGCTGGTTTCACGCCGAATAAAATAGTTGGTGATGTGATCACGCCAGTTGTTTAATGTTGTGACAAAAGACGTGAAACAATCCAATCTCAATTCCGCAATTCTATTCAGCCACTGCGTTAACGCCTGTT
Protein-coding sequences here:
- a CDS encoding transporter → MFFCLLSFYGGNGYAENDLQRDNPLEQYRQLFAEQQKEFEKQRRIIEEQGKEIEILKARINSLAAQSPSSQPPATEANNDQTVIAATSPKKKIEIPSKPVGQAPPQASEKPRPPEIPRLSETVGGVLTRKGNLVIEPALEYAYTDNNRVFLDAFTFLPAIAVGLIDLREIKRHSFIGSLAARYGITDRLEFEFRAPYVYRSDSQRSRAVSIGVGEDEIFNASGNDIGDLEFATRYQLNSGSGGWPIFVGNMVATVPTGTSPFEVDFVQSTPGAVFPTELPTGSGYFSFQPSITALYPSDPGVFFGNLSYSYNAETNENVGKVDPGDAVGLSFGMGFALNARSSFSLGYSHKHVFESEINGQTVNGSELDIGQLLIGYSFRFTPKTNINLSLGIGTTEDAQDIKLNLRLPMTFDFLSQAY